Proteins encoded in a region of the Drosophila sechellia strain sech25 chromosome 2L, ASM438219v1, whole genome shotgun sequence genome:
- the LOC6613347 gene encoding tRNA selenocysteine 1-associated protein 1 yields MASVHCQLWMGSLESYMTENFIIAAFRKMGEDPTTVRLMRNKYTGEPAGYCFVNFISDDHALDAMHKLNGKPIPGTNPIVRFRLNSASNSYKLPGNEREFSVWVGDLSSDVDDYQLYKVFSSKFTSIKTAKVILDSLGFSKGYGFVRFGIEDEQKSALYDMNGYIGLGTKPIKICNAVPKPKSELGGAVGEGSTNYGYGSGVTAAGGTDYSQYYDPTSTYWQGYQAWQGYYEQAGASITDAAAYYQQAMSQSHSNPQTLAQHAEAWSAQRSAQYEQQQQHQTASAANGAEDEYGLVEHKFVLDVDKLNREAIDADRRLYDALESSKWLPIEQLEVF; encoded by the exons ATGGCGTCCGTGCATTGTCAACTTTGGATGGGAAGC CTGGAGTCCTACATGACGGAGAACTTTATAATCGCCGCTTTCCGGAAGATGGGCGAAGATCCCACAACGGTGCGCCTGATGCGCAACAAGTATACGGGCGAACCGGCCGGTTACTGCTTCGTCAACTTCATATCCGATGACCATGCGCTGGACGCGATGCACAAGCTAAATGGTAAGCCCATTCCGGGCACCAATCCCATCGTGCGATTCCGTCTCAACTCGGCCAGCAACTCGTATAAACTGCCCGGAAATGAGCGCGAATTTAGCGTCTGGGTGGGCGACCTCAGCTCGGATGTGGACGACTATCAGCTGTACAAGGTGTTCTCGAGCAAGTTCACATCGATCAAAACCGCCAAGGTGATCCTGGACAGCCTGGGCTTTTCTAAGGGTTACGGCTTTGTGCGATTTGGAATCGAGGATGAGCAGAAGTCAGCGCTGTACGACATGAACGGGTACATCGGATTGGGAACCAAGCCCATAAAGATTTGCAATGCCGTGCCCAAACCCAAATCCGAGTTGGGTGGTGCTGTGGGCGAAGGCAGCACAAACTATGGCTATGGAAGCGGAGTGACCGCAGCAGGTGGCACCGACTACTCGCAGTACTACGACCCCACCAGCACCTATTGGCAGGGATACCAGGCCTGGCAGGGTTACTACGAGCAGGCCGGTGCTTCGATCACAGATGCGGCTGCATACTACCAGCAGGCCATGTCGCAGTCGCACTCTAATCCGCAGACTCTGGCCCAGCACGCCGAGGCCTGGAGCGCACAACGCAGCGCCCAGtacgagcagcagcagcaacatcaaacCGCTTCCGCCGCCAATGGAGCTGAGGATGAGTACGGACTGGTGGAGCACAAGTTCGTCCTGGATGTGGACAAACTGAACCGCGAGGCCATTGATGCCGACCGCCGTCTGTACGATGCTCTGGAGAGCTCTAAGTGGCTGCCGATTGAGCAGCTGGAGGTCTTTTAG
- the LOC6613348 gene encoding NADH dehydrogenase [ubiquinone] 1 alpha subcomplex subunit 2 isoform X1, whose translation MRITLSRLASFTSKLKELRIILDPKGDTSKGAREYVERFYPNLKKSNPDLPILVRECSGVQPRLYARYGNARRCPSPWPTRLLLTYTKT comes from the exons ATGCGTATTACTCTGTCCCGGTTGGCCAGCTTCACTTCAAAACTGAAGGAGCTGCGGATCATACTGGATCCCAAAGGAGACACTTCCAAGGGAGCCAG GGAATACGTGGAAAGGTTCTATCCGAACCTGAAAAAGAGCAATCCCGACCTGCCGATCCTCGTGCGCGAGTGCTCTGGCGTCCAGCCACGGCTATACGCCCGCTATG GCAACGCAAGGAGGTGTCCCTCTCCCTGGCCAACCAGGCTGCTCCTGACATACACAAAAACCTAG
- the LOC6613348 gene encoding NADH dehydrogenase [ubiquinone] 1 alpha subcomplex subunit 2 isoform X2 — translation MRITLSRLASFTSKLKELRIILDPKGDTSKGAREYVERFYPNLKKSNPDLPILVRECSGVQPRLYARYGKQRKEVSLSLANQAAPDIHKNLEAVGK, via the exons ATGCGTATTACTCTGTCCCGGTTGGCCAGCTTCACTTCAAAACTGAAGGAGCTGCGGATCATACTGGATCCCAAAGGAGACACTTCCAAGGGAGCCAG GGAATACGTGGAAAGGTTCTATCCGAACCTGAAAAAGAGCAATCCCGACCTGCCGATCCTCGTGCGCGAGTGCTCTGGCGTCCAGCCACGGCTATACGCCCGCTATGGTAA GCAACGCAAGGAGGTGTCCCTCTCCCTGGCCAACCAGGCTGCTCCTGACATACACAAAAACCTAGAAGCGGTTGGCAAATAG
- the LOC6613349 gene encoding probable pseudouridine-5'-phosphatase isoform X1 produces the protein MANKVLRKVTHCVFDMDGLLLDTERLYTVATEMILEPYGKAYPFEIKEQVMGLQTEPLARFMVEHYELPISWEEYARQQRANAEILMRNAQLMPGAERLLRHLHANKVPFCLATSSGADMVELKTAQHRELFSLFNHKVCGSSDKEVVNGKPAPDIFLVAAGRFGVPPKPSDCLVFEDSPNGVTAANSAGMQVVMVPDPRLSQEKTSHATQVLGSLADFKPEQFGLPAFTD, from the exons ATGGCCAACAAAGTTCTGCGAAAGGTGACGCACTGCGTCTTCGACATGGACGGCCTGCTGCTGG ACACCGAACGCCTCTATACGGTGGCCACCGAAATGATCCTCGAGCCCTACGGCAAGGCATATCCCTTTGAGATCAAGGAGCAGGTCATGGGCCTGCAGACGGAACCGCTGGCCCGGTTCATGGTCGAGCACTACGAGCTGCCGATATCGTGGGAGGAGTACGCCCGCCAGCAGCGCGCCAACGCCGAGATCCTGATGCGGAACGCCCAATTGATGCCAG GTGCTGAGCGCCTGCTGCGTCACCTGCACGCCAACAAGGTACCCTTTTGCTTGGCCACCAGCTCTGGCGCCGACATGGTCGAACTGAAGACAGCCCAGCATCGGGAGCTGTTCTCCCTGTTTAACCACAAGGTCTGCGGCTCGTCGGACAAGGAGGTGGTCAATGGCAAGCCTGCGCCCGACATTTTCCTAGTGGCCGCCGGCAGATTCGGTGTCCCGCCCAAACCGTCCGACTGCCTGGTGTTCGAGGACTCGCCGAACGGCGTGACGGCTGCCAACAGCGCCGGAATGCAGGTGGTAATGGTGCCGGACCCACGACTGTCTCAGGAAAAGACCTCGCACGCCACCCAGGTGCTGGGTTCCCTGGCGGACTTCAAGCCGGAGCAGTTCGGACTACCCGCCTTCACGGATTGA
- the LOC6613349 gene encoding probable pseudouridine-5'-phosphatase isoform X2 has protein sequence MANKVLRKVTHCVFDMDGLLLDSERIYEEVTRRIAASFGRPYPVEVRFRVMGTTDQRSAEIAITECHLPITTGDYLKRYSQMCHERFHNVPLLEGAERLLRHLHANKVPFCLATSSGADMVELKTAQHRELFSLFNHKVCGSSDKEVVNGKPAPDIFLVAAGRFGVPPKPSDCLVFEDSPNGVTAANSAGMQVVMVPDPRLSQEKTSHATQVLGSLADFKPEQFGLPAFTD, from the exons ATGGCCAACAAAGTTCTGCGAAAGGTGACGCACTGCGTCTTCGACATGGACGGCCTGCTGCTGG ACTCGGAGAGGATATACGAGGAGGTCACCAGGCGAATAGCCGCCTCCTTTGGCCGCCCGTATCCAGTGGAAGTGCGTTTCCGGGTAATGGGCACCACGGACCAGCGCTCGGCGGAGATAGCCATCACCGAGTGCCATCTGCCCATCACCACCGGAGACTATCTCAAACGGTACTCGCAAATGTGCCACGAGCGATTCCACAACGTACCCCTGCTGGAAG GTGCTGAGCGCCTGCTGCGTCACCTGCACGCCAACAAGGTACCCTTTTGCTTGGCCACCAGCTCTGGCGCCGACATGGTCGAACTGAAGACAGCCCAGCATCGGGAGCTGTTCTCCCTGTTTAACCACAAGGTCTGCGGCTCGTCGGACAAGGAGGTGGTCAATGGCAAGCCTGCGCCCGACATTTTCCTAGTGGCCGCCGGCAGATTCGGTGTCCCGCCCAAACCGTCCGACTGCCTGGTGTTCGAGGACTCGCCGAACGGCGTGACGGCTGCCAACAGCGCCGGAATGCAGGTGGTAATGGTGCCGGACCCACGACTGTCTCAGGAAAAGACCTCGCACGCCACCCAGGTGCTGGGTTCCCTGGCGGACTTCAAGCCGGAGCAGTTCGGACTACCCGCCTTCACGGATTGA
- the LOC6613350 gene encoding 60S ribosomal protein L27a isoform X2: MHHHRINFDKYHPGYFGKVGMRNFHLRRQHKFRPEINLDKLWSLVGAEKFAELEKEKSTKAPVIDLVKFGYYKLLGRGHLPARPVIVKAKYFSKKAEDKIKKAGGVCLLSA, encoded by the exons atgcaccaccaccgcaTCAACTTCGACAAATACCATCCTGGTTACTTCGGCAAGGTGGGCATGAGGAACTTCCATCTGCGTCGCCAGCACAAGTTCAGGCCCGAGATCAACCTGGACAAGCTATGGTCCCTGGTCGGAGCCGAGAAGTTCGCCGAGCTGGAGAAGGAGAAGAGCACCAAGGCTCCCGTTATCGACTTGGTTAAATTC GGCTACTACAAGCTACTGGGCCGTGGTCACCTGCCCGCCCGCCCCGTCATCGTGAAGGCCAAGTACTTCTCCAAGAAGGCTGAGGACAAGATCAAGAAGGCCGGCGGTGTTTGCTTGCTGAGCGCCTAA
- the LOC6613350 gene encoding 60S ribosomal protein L27a isoform X1 yields the protein MSNIKRKKTRKLRGHVSHGHGRIGKHRKHPGGRGNAGGMHHHRINFDKYHPGYFGKVGMRNFHLRRQHKFRPEINLDKLWSLVGAEKFAELEKEKSTKAPVIDLVKFGYYKLLGRGHLPARPVIVKAKYFSKKAEDKIKKAGGVCLLSA from the exons ATG TCGAATATCAAGCGGAAGAAGACCAGGAAGCTGCGTGGTCATGTGAGCCACGGTCACGGCCGTATCGGCAAGCACCGCAAGCATCCCGGAGGTCGCGGTAACGCTGGTGGcatgcaccaccaccgcaTCAACTTCGACAAATACCATCCTGGTTACTTCGGCAAGGTGGGCATGAGGAACTTCCATCTGCGTCGCCAGCACAAGTTCAGGCCCGAGATCAACCTGGACAAGCTATGGTCCCTGGTCGGAGCCGAGAAGTTCGCCGAGCTGGAGAAGGAGAAGAGCACCAAGGCTCCCGTTATCGACTTGGTTAAATTC GGCTACTACAAGCTACTGGGCCGTGGTCACCTGCCCGCCCGCCCCGTCATCGTGAAGGCCAAGTACTTCTCCAAGAAGGCTGAGGACAAGATCAAGAAGGCCGGCGGTGTTTGCTTGCTGAGCGCCTAA